The following are from one region of the Shinella sp. PSBB067 genome:
- a CDS encoding ABC transporter substrate-binding protein yields the protein MNISKHRPSASLRSRLLAGAAAAAALLVLGAGTASAAANCIKGDRKAPYTIGWANIYSVPTWMKQTEGTIAAEVETLKKDGLVKDLMITDAQGNAQTQIQHIQSMIDANVDAIVVIAGSSNALDRVISDACDKGIAVVNFDSLVNTDKVTAKINTDSNEWGAGAAKWLADQLGGKGKIIVMNGPAGISVSDDRRKGAQPVLDANPGLEIITETNTEYNVAPAQEAMTSLLFANPEIDGVLSLGGALSAGSVMAFDRQGREQVPITGENARQFLELWKEKGLKGWATMQPNWLGALSVYTAVQALEGKDVPAFIKVPLPVIDDSSIDGYLARADQFPADGYIYSDYDQALFDKLIAQ from the coding sequence ATGAACATTTCCAAGCACCGCCCGTCCGCCTCGCTGCGCAGCCGCCTTCTCGCGGGTGCCGCTGCCGCCGCGGCTCTTCTCGTCCTTGGCGCCGGCACGGCGTCGGCCGCCGCCAACTGCATCAAGGGCGATCGCAAGGCGCCCTACACGATCGGCTGGGCCAACATCTATTCGGTGCCGACCTGGATGAAGCAGACCGAAGGCACGATTGCCGCCGAGGTCGAGACGCTGAAGAAGGATGGCCTCGTCAAGGACCTGATGATCACGGACGCGCAGGGCAACGCCCAGACGCAGATCCAGCACATCCAGTCGATGATCGACGCCAATGTCGACGCCATCGTCGTCATCGCCGGCTCGTCCAACGCGCTCGACCGCGTCATCTCGGATGCCTGCGACAAGGGCATCGCCGTCGTGAATTTCGACAGCCTCGTCAACACCGACAAGGTGACGGCGAAGATCAACACCGATTCCAACGAATGGGGCGCGGGCGCCGCCAAGTGGCTTGCCGACCAGCTCGGCGGCAAGGGCAAGATCATCGTCATGAACGGCCCGGCCGGCATCTCGGTCAGCGACGACCGCCGCAAGGGTGCCCAGCCGGTGCTCGACGCCAATCCGGGCCTCGAGATCATCACCGAGACGAACACCGAATACAATGTCGCCCCGGCGCAGGAGGCGATGACGAGCCTGCTCTTCGCCAATCCGGAGATCGACGGCGTGCTCTCGCTCGGCGGCGCGCTTTCGGCCGGTTCCGTCATGGCCTTCGACCGCCAGGGCCGCGAGCAGGTTCCGATCACCGGCGAGAATGCCCGCCAGTTCCTGGAGCTGTGGAAGGAAAAGGGCCTGAAGGGCTGGGCGACGATGCAGCCGAACTGGCTGGGCGCGCTTTCCGTCTACACGGCCGTGCAGGCGCTGGAAGGCAAGGACGTTCCCGCCTTCATCAAGGTGCCGCTGCCGGTCATCGACGACAGCTCGATCGACGGCTACCTCGCCCGCGCCGACCAGTTCCCGGCCGACGGCTACATCTATTCGGATTACGACCAGGCGCTGTTCGACAAGCTGATCGCGCAGTAA
- a CDS encoding IclR family transcriptional regulator, translated as MDAIADDAGGKRARGLDRAFEILDFLRQKRQPLKPNEIAAQIGAPRSSVYELVNLLLRNGILEFTGGEGRVYLGRKLYFLGAAYENHFDFTRECEATLDRLADETRETAQFCMLDGNKYTVVRMREGARPFRISTDIGQSVPIPWTASGRLLVAHMTDAEILAFIPPEDFRLPGGEWLDPQAFLAEVRQSATEGFFTFNSIVDSFTHCFAVPVMDEEGHAAATLCLVAPRADGLANRDRYLACLRDAAAGLSHVPARAKRA; from the coding sequence ATGGATGCAATTGCAGACGATGCAGGCGGCAAGCGCGCCCGGGGGCTCGACCGGGCCTTCGAGATCCTCGATTTCCTGCGCCAGAAACGCCAGCCGCTGAAGCCGAACGAGATCGCCGCGCAGATCGGCGCGCCGCGCTCATCGGTCTACGAGCTGGTGAACCTCCTCTTGCGCAACGGCATTCTGGAATTCACCGGCGGCGAGGGCCGCGTCTATCTCGGCCGCAAGCTCTATTTCCTCGGCGCGGCCTACGAGAACCATTTCGATTTCACCCGCGAATGCGAGGCAACACTCGACCGGCTCGCCGACGAGACGCGCGAAACCGCGCAGTTCTGCATGCTGGACGGCAACAAATACACGGTCGTGCGCATGCGCGAGGGCGCACGCCCCTTCCGCATCTCCACGGACATCGGCCAGTCGGTGCCGATCCCGTGGACCGCCTCGGGCCGGCTTCTGGTCGCCCATATGACGGATGCGGAGATCCTCGCCTTCATCCCCCCGGAGGATTTTCGCCTGCCGGGTGGCGAATGGCTCGATCCGCAGGCGTTCCTGGCGGAGGTTCGGCAATCGGCGACCGAAGGCTTCTTCACCTTCAACAGCATCGTCGACAGTTTCACCCACTGCTTCGCCGTGCCCGTCATGGACGAGGAAGGCCATGCCGCCGCGACGCTCTGCCTCGTCGCCCCGCGCGCCGACGGCCTTGCCAATCGCGACCGCTACCTCGCCTGCCTGAGGGACGCCGCCGCCGGCCTCAGCCACGTTCCGGCACGGGCAAAACGCGCCTGA
- a CDS encoding TIGR03862 family flavoprotein, translated as MAGRIGIVGGGPAGLMAAEMLSARGHAVTVLEAMPTVGRKFLLAGKSGLNITHSEPYERFAIRFGAANGHLRAALDAFPPVDLRDWALGLGTQTFVGSSGRVFPTVMKASPLLRAWRARLEGQGVDIRVRHRCTGFAPEGLAVETPGGAVTMAFDAILLALGGASWPRLGSDAAWVGALAERGVDIAPFRPANCGFDVDWPAFFVEKFAGAPVKGVTARSAAGTIPGEFVISASGVEGSLIYAHAAALRDALDGTGTAILTLDLAPGRTVERLAADLARQGGKASFSTRLRKGAGLDGVKAALLRACIPDVARLIPGALAAAIKAVPLRPVRTRPIAEAISSEGGVRFDAIDEDYMLRALPGVFVAGEMIDWEAPTGGYLLTACLATGRAAALGMDRWLSNRTG; from the coding sequence ATGGCAGGGCGGATCGGGATCGTCGGCGGTGGGCCGGCCGGGCTGATGGCGGCAGAGATGCTGTCCGCGCGGGGCCATGCCGTGACGGTGCTGGAGGCGATGCCGACGGTCGGGCGAAAGTTCCTGCTGGCCGGCAAGTCGGGCCTCAACATCACCCATTCCGAACCCTATGAGCGCTTCGCCATCCGTTTCGGCGCGGCAAACGGGCATCTGCGCGCGGCGCTCGATGCCTTCCCGCCGGTCGATCTGCGGGACTGGGCATTAGGGCTCGGCACGCAGACCTTCGTCGGCTCGTCCGGCCGGGTGTTTCCGACCGTGATGAAGGCCTCGCCTTTGCTGCGGGCCTGGCGGGCGCGGCTGGAAGGGCAGGGGGTCGATATCCGCGTGCGCCACCGCTGCACGGGCTTCGCGCCGGAAGGGCTGGCGGTCGAGACGCCCGGCGGCGCGGTGACGATGGCCTTCGATGCGATCCTCCTGGCGCTCGGCGGGGCGAGCTGGCCGCGGCTCGGCTCGGATGCCGCCTGGGTCGGTGCGCTTGCCGAAAGGGGCGTCGATATCGCGCCCTTCCGGCCGGCCAATTGCGGTTTCGATGTCGATTGGCCCGCGTTCTTCGTGGAGAAATTCGCGGGCGCGCCGGTCAAGGGCGTTACGGCGCGCTCGGCGGCCGGGACGATCCCCGGCGAATTCGTCATCTCGGCCTCGGGCGTCGAGGGCAGCCTGATCTATGCCCATGCGGCAGCGCTGCGCGATGCGCTGGACGGGACCGGGACGGCGATTCTGACGCTCGATCTCGCGCCGGGCCGCACGGTGGAGCGGCTGGCTGCGGATCTCGCGCGGCAGGGTGGCAAGGCGAGCTTCTCCACCCGGCTGCGCAAGGGCGCCGGGCTCGACGGGGTCAAGGCGGCGCTGCTGCGGGCCTGCATTCCCGATGTCGCCAGGCTGATTCCCGGGGCTCTTGCGGCGGCGATCAAGGCGGTGCCGCTCCGTCCCGTGCGCACGCGGCCGATTGCCGAGGCGATCTCGTCGGAGGGCGGCGTGAGGTTCGACGCCATCGACGAGGACTACATGCTGAGGGCGCTGCCCGGCGTCTTCGTCGCCGGCGAAATGATCGACTGGGAGGCGCCGACCGGCGGCTACCTGCTGACGGCGTGTCTTGCGACAGGCCGGGCGGCCGCGCTCGGGATGGATCGCTGGCTATCCAACCGGACCGGATAG
- a CDS encoding cupin domain-containing protein yields the protein MEITRNGTSPSTAGPAAYFTGTVRLDTPFKAEAPGRAGGAIVTFEPGARTAWHTHPLGQTVIVTSGLGWAQREGGPVEEIRPGDVVWFPPGEKHWHGATDRTAMTHVAIAESQDGTPVTWLEPVTDEQYLGKG from the coding sequence ATGGAGATCACGCGCAACGGCACCAGCCCCTCGACGGCAGGCCCGGCCGCCTATTTCACCGGCACCGTGCGGCTCGACACGCCTTTCAAGGCCGAAGCGCCCGGCCGTGCCGGCGGCGCGATCGTCACCTTCGAGCCAGGCGCCCGCACCGCATGGCACACCCATCCGCTCGGCCAGACCGTCATCGTCACGTCCGGTCTCGGCTGGGCGCAGCGCGAGGGCGGCCCCGTCGAGGAGATCCGCCCGGGCGACGTCGTCTGGTTCCCGCCGGGCGAAAAGCACTGGCACGGCGCCACCGACCGGACCGCCATGACCCATGTGGCCATCGCCGAATCGCAGGACGGCACGCCGGTGACCTGGCTGGAACCGGTGACGGACGAACAGTATCTCGGCAAAGGCTAG
- a CDS encoding ABC-F family ATP-binding cassette domain-containing protein, with product MIRIENISKSNSHRILFIEASAALNRGEKIGLVGPNGAGKTTLFRMITGRELPDEGQVSVEKHVSIGYFSQDVGEMAGRSAVTEVMDGAGPVSSVAAELRELEAAMVDPARLDEMDAIIERYGEVQARYEELDGYGLESRAREVLAGLSFSQEMMDGDVGKLSGGWKMRVALARILLMRPDVMLLDEPSNHLDLESLIWLEQFLKGYDGALLMTSHDREFMNRIVNKIIEIDAGSLTTYSGDYGFYEQQRAQNEKQQQAQFERQQAMLAKEIKFIERFKARASHAAQVQSRVKKLDKIERVEPPRRRQTVMFEFQPAPRSGEDVVSLKNVGKAYGSRAIYRDFTFLVRRRERWCVMGINGAGKSTLLKLVAGAAAPDAGSVTIGASVKVGYFAQHAMDLLDGDLTVFEWLEAEFPRAGQGPLRTLAGCFGFSGDDVEKKCRVLSGGEKARLVMAAMLFDPPNFLILDEPTNHLDLDTKEMLIKALSEYEGTMLFVSHDRHFLGALSNRVLELNGDDIHQYPGGYTEYVAQTGHEAPGLSG from the coding sequence ATGATCCGCATCGAGAATATCAGCAAGTCCAACAGCCACCGCATCCTCTTTATCGAGGCCTCCGCCGCGCTGAACCGCGGGGAGAAGATCGGGCTGGTCGGCCCGAACGGGGCGGGCAAGACGACGCTCTTCCGCATGATCACCGGGCGGGAGCTGCCGGACGAGGGGCAGGTCTCGGTCGAGAAGCATGTCTCCATCGGCTATTTCAGCCAGGATGTCGGCGAGATGGCGGGGCGCAGCGCGGTCACCGAGGTGATGGACGGGGCGGGGCCGGTGAGCTCCGTCGCGGCGGAGCTGCGCGAACTCGAGGCGGCGATGGTCGATCCCGCCCGGCTGGACGAGATGGATGCGATCATCGAGCGCTACGGCGAGGTGCAGGCGCGCTACGAGGAACTCGACGGCTACGGGCTGGAGAGCCGGGCGCGCGAGGTGCTGGCGGGCCTCAGCTTCAGCCAGGAGATGATGGACGGCGATGTCGGCAAGCTCTCGGGCGGCTGGAAGATGCGCGTCGCGCTCGCCCGCATCCTGCTCATGCGGCCGGATGTCATGCTGCTCGACGAGCCGAGCAACCATCTCGACCTCGAAAGCCTGATCTGGCTGGAGCAGTTCCTCAAGGGCTATGACGGGGCGCTGCTGATGACCTCGCACGACCGCGAGTTCATGAACCGCATCGTCAACAAGATCATCGAGATCGATGCCGGCTCGCTGACCACCTATTCCGGCGACTACGGCTTCTACGAGCAGCAGCGCGCACAGAACGAGAAGCAGCAGCAGGCGCAGTTCGAGCGCCAGCAGGCGATGCTCGCCAAGGAGATCAAGTTCATCGAGCGCTTCAAGGCGCGCGCCTCGCATGCCGCGCAGGTGCAGAGCCGGGTGAAGAAGCTCGACAAGATCGAGCGCGTCGAGCCGCCGCGTCGGCGCCAGACGGTGATGTTCGAGTTCCAGCCGGCGCCGCGCTCGGGCGAAGACGTGGTCAGCCTCAAGAATGTCGGCAAGGCCTATGGCAGCCGGGCGATCTATCGGGACTTCACCTTCCTGGTCCGCCGCCGGGAACGCTGGTGCGTGATGGGCATCAACGGCGCGGGCAAGTCGACGCTGCTGAAGCTCGTCGCCGGTGCCGCGGCGCCCGATGCCGGCAGCGTGACGATCGGGGCGAGCGTCAAGGTCGGCTATTTCGCACAGCATGCGATGGATCTCCTCGACGGCGACCTGACCGTGTTCGAATGGCTGGAGGCGGAGTTTCCGCGGGCGGGGCAGGGGCCGCTGCGCACGCTGGCCGGCTGCTTCGGCTTTTCCGGCGACGACGTGGAGAAGAAGTGCCGGGTGCTTTCCGGCGGCGAGAAGGCGCGGCTCGTCATGGCGGCGATGCTGTTCGATCCGCCAAACTTCCTCATCCTCGACGAGCCGACCAACCATCTCGATCTCGACACCAAGGAGATGCTGATCAAGGCGCTGTCGGAATACGAGGGCACCATGCTCTTCGTCTCGCACGACCGCCATTTCCTCGGCGCGCTGTCGAACCGGGTGCTGGAGCTCAACGGCGATGACATCCACCAGTATCCGGGCGGCTATACCGAATATGTCGCCCAGACCGGGCACGAGGCGCCGGGCCTTTCCGGCTGA
- a CDS encoding GNAT family N-acetyltransferase: MEPIETDRLVLRAFRRDDAADLLAYLREPGASCFLSLRLADMEEAEAEAEKRSADGEHMAVCLKATGRLIGDLFAVAESDTFSVGWNFNPDFGGHGYALEAARALFRHLFEKGGARRLYAYVEDHNAPSQRLCERLGMRKEGLFVEFVSFTSDDAGNPIYENTMQYAVLRREWMPEAASA; encoded by the coding sequence ATGGAACCCATCGAAACCGATCGCCTCGTTCTCAGGGCCTTCCGCAGGGATGACGCCGCCGACCTCCTTGCCTATCTGCGTGAACCCGGCGCCAGTTGCTTCCTGTCGCTCAGGCTGGCGGACATGGAGGAAGCTGAAGCCGAGGCAGAGAAGAGAAGCGCGGACGGCGAGCATATGGCCGTCTGCCTGAAAGCCACGGGCCGCCTCATCGGCGACCTCTTCGCCGTGGCCGAAAGCGACACTTTCTCGGTCGGCTGGAATTTCAATCCCGATTTCGGCGGGCACGGCTATGCGCTCGAAGCTGCAAGGGCCCTGTTCCGCCATCTTTTCGAGAAAGGCGGCGCGCGCCGCCTCTACGCCTATGTCGAGGACCACAACGCGCCCTCGCAACGCCTCTGCGAAAGGCTGGGAATGCGCAAGGAAGGGCTGTTCGTGGAATTCGTCTCGTTCACCAGCGACGATGCCGGCAATCCGATCTATGAGAACACCATGCAATATGCCGTTCTGCGCCGGGAGTGGATGCCGGAGGCGGCCAGCGCCTGA